Proteins encoded together in one Papaver somniferum cultivar HN1 unplaced genomic scaffold, ASM357369v1 unplaced-scaffold_21, whole genome shotgun sequence window:
- the LOC113340170 gene encoding protein FIP1-like isoform X1, which produces MSHDRHSSSTSISFEENNMFVDILHEAPLYGHRKPTRIVANIVYCFLLAGYGVVAIASPWIFVGIQGFVAPLLCSCNVALLLITGIFQQYLVYEVQKVRLQGYYVFSQKLKHIMRLPFATITYGTCIMLLVMVWQPEFGILSLSALLRIIILVEVVCAASFMGLYIAYVHQYNCLNSQPDVLKSLYSALQPASPLEEFRYHDGGRLSDQQMALLQYQRENIHYLSEEILRLQECLSKYERSDDGSTPQVDLAHLLAARDQELRALSAEMNQVQSELRLARNLIAEKDLEVQKIYATNSQYIKENERLRAIMGEWSARAAKLERALEAEQRSNLDLQKKISKLRNQSTTEKTEI; this is translated from the exons atgtCTCACGATAGAcactcttcttctacatccatttcATTCGAGGAGAATAATAT GTTTGTGGACATACTACACGAAGCTCCATTATACGGTCATCGCAAACCTACACGCATTGTTGCCAATATTGTCTACTGTTTTCTCTTG GCAGGTTACGGTGTCGTGGCTATAGCCAGTCCATGGATATTTGTTGGGATACAAGGATTTGTTGCACCATTACTTTGCAGTTGTAATGTTGCTCTTTTATTAATAACAG GAATATTTCAACAATATCTGGTCTATGAAGTTCAGAAAGTACGGTTGCAG GGTTACTATGTTTTCAGCCAGAAATTGAAGCATATTATGCGTCTTCCTTTTGCTACTATTACATACG GTACTTgtattatgctacttgtaatggTATGGCAACCTGAGTTTGGTATCCTCTCTCTCTCTGCATTGCTGAG GATAATTATTTTGGTTGAAGTCGTGTGTGCTGCATCTTTTATGGGTCTCTACATTG CTTATGTCCATCAGTACAATTGTTTGAACTCTCAGCCCGATGTTTTGAAGTCGTTATACTCTGCGCTTCAGCCAGCAAGTCCCTTGGAAGAATTTAG GTATCATGATGGTGGTCGTCTTTCTGATCAGCAAATGGCGTTGCTGCAATATCAAAGGGAAAACATTCATTATTTGAGTGAGGAG ATTCTTCGCTTGCAAGAATGCTTGAGTAAATATGAACGCTCTGACGACGGAAGCACACCCCAG GTTGATTTAGCCCATCTATTAGCTGCTCGGGATCAAGAATTACGAGCACTATCTGCTGAG ATGAATCAAGTACAGTCAGAGTTACGTCTTGCTCGTAATTTGATTGCTGAGAAGGACTTGGAAGTCCAAAAAATTTACGCAACTAACAGTCAG TATATCAAGGAAAACGAGAGACTGAGAGCTATAATGGGAGAGTGGAGTGCCCGAGCAGCTAAG CTTGAACGAGCTTTGGAGGCTGAACAGAGATCAAATCTGGACCTGCAGAAGAAGATATCGAAACTTAGAAACCAATCAACAACTGagaaaactgaaatttaa
- the LOC113340170 gene encoding protein FIP1-like isoform X2, translating into MRLPFATITYGTCIMLLVMVWQPEFGILSLSALLRIIILVEVVCAASFMGLYIAYVHQYNCLNSQPDVLKSLYSALQPASPLEEFRYHDGGRLSDQQMALLQYQRENIHYLSEEILRLQECLSKYERSDDGSTPQVDLAHLLAARDQELRALSAEMNQVQSELRLARNLIAEKDLEVQKIYATNSQYIKENERLRAIMGEWSARAAKLERALEAEQRSNLDLQKKISKLRNQSTTEKTEI; encoded by the exons ATGCGTCTTCCTTTTGCTACTATTACATACG GTACTTgtattatgctacttgtaatggTATGGCAACCTGAGTTTGGTATCCTCTCTCTCTCTGCATTGCTGAG GATAATTATTTTGGTTGAAGTCGTGTGTGCTGCATCTTTTATGGGTCTCTACATTG CTTATGTCCATCAGTACAATTGTTTGAACTCTCAGCCCGATGTTTTGAAGTCGTTATACTCTGCGCTTCAGCCAGCAAGTCCCTTGGAAGAATTTAG GTATCATGATGGTGGTCGTCTTTCTGATCAGCAAATGGCGTTGCTGCAATATCAAAGGGAAAACATTCATTATTTGAGTGAGGAG ATTCTTCGCTTGCAAGAATGCTTGAGTAAATATGAACGCTCTGACGACGGAAGCACACCCCAG GTTGATTTAGCCCATCTATTAGCTGCTCGGGATCAAGAATTACGAGCACTATCTGCTGAG ATGAATCAAGTACAGTCAGAGTTACGTCTTGCTCGTAATTTGATTGCTGAGAAGGACTTGGAAGTCCAAAAAATTTACGCAACTAACAGTCAG TATATCAAGGAAAACGAGAGACTGAGAGCTATAATGGGAGAGTGGAGTGCCCGAGCAGCTAAG CTTGAACGAGCTTTGGAGGCTGAACAGAGATCAAATCTGGACCTGCAGAAGAAGATATCGAAACTTAGAAACCAATCAACAACTGagaaaactgaaatttaa